Proteins encoded in a region of the Geobacillus genomosp. 3 genome:
- a CDS encoding TrkH family potassium uptake protein translates to MAMKRSLWLKLSTIQLIILFYLAAVAVSTVLLWLPIVHRPGVELSWIDALFTAASAISVTGLTVVSIPETFNTFGIVLLMAMMQVGGVGLMMLSTFLWLLVGKKIGFRERQLIMADQNRLALSGLVKLTREIFFLILAIEAVGALVLGVYFLRYFPTWSEALLQAVFASVSATTNAGFDITGKSLIPFAGDYFVQTVHIVLIILGAIGFPVLIEAKEFLLARDRRRYRFSLFTKLTTVTFFSLVFFATVAICVLEYSHFFAGQPWHRSLFYALFQSVSSRSGGLATMDMNEFSDPTLLLLSAMMFIGASPSSVGGGIRTTTLAVILLTVWHFAKGRSAVKVFGREIHEEDILKSFVVFIGALFLCFGTVLVLSVSEPSIPVVMILFEVCSAFGTTGLSLGITSELSPFGKLMLVMVMFIGRVGIISFLWLIRGRAVKDSYHYPKERVIIG, encoded by the coding sequence ATGGCCATGAAACGTTCGTTATGGTTGAAGTTGTCGACGATTCAGTTGATCATTCTGTTTTATTTGGCGGCCGTCGCGGTGTCAACGGTATTGTTATGGCTGCCCATCGTCCATCGGCCCGGGGTGGAGCTGTCGTGGATTGATGCGCTGTTTACAGCGGCGAGCGCCATTAGCGTGACCGGGCTGACGGTTGTGTCGATTCCGGAGACGTTTAATACGTTTGGGATTGTCTTGTTGATGGCGATGATGCAAGTCGGCGGCGTTGGGCTGATGATGCTTAGCACCTTTCTTTGGCTGCTGGTGGGGAAAAAAATCGGGTTTCGCGAGCGGCAGCTGATTATGGCTGATCAAAACCGGCTTGCGCTTTCGGGGCTCGTGAAGCTCACGCGGGAAATCTTTTTCCTGATTCTCGCGATTGAAGCGGTCGGTGCGCTCGTGCTGGGCGTGTACTTTTTGCGTTATTTTCCGACGTGGTCGGAAGCGCTGTTGCAGGCGGTGTTTGCGTCGGTCAGCGCGACGACGAACGCCGGGTTTGACATTACCGGGAAGTCGCTCATTCCGTTTGCCGGCGATTATTTCGTGCAAACGGTCCATATCGTTCTCATCATTTTAGGAGCCATTGGGTTTCCGGTGCTGATTGAGGCGAAGGAGTTTTTGTTGGCGCGCGACCGGAGGCGCTATCGGTTTTCCTTGTTTACGAAACTGACGACGGTGACGTTTTTTAGCCTGGTGTTTTTTGCGACGGTTGCGATTTGTGTGCTCGAGTACAGCCATTTCTTCGCGGGGCAGCCGTGGCACCGTTCGCTGTTTTATGCGCTGTTCCAGTCGGTGTCATCGCGAAGCGGCGGGCTGGCGACGATGGATATGAACGAGTTTTCCGACCCGACGTTGTTGCTTTTGAGCGCGATGATGTTTATCGGCGCTTCCCCAAGCAGCGTCGGCGGCGGCATTCGGACGACGACGTTGGCGGTGATCTTGTTAACGGTTTGGCATTTTGCCAAAGGGCGTTCGGCGGTGAAAGTGTTCGGCCGTGAAATTCATGAGGAGGATATTTTAAAGTCGTTCGTCGTTTTTATCGGGGCGCTGTTTCTTTGTTTCGGGACCGTTCTTGTGCTGTCGGTGTCAGAGCCGTCCATCCCTGTGGTGATGATTTTGTTTGAAGTTTGTTCGGCGTTTGGGACGACGGGTCTGTCACTTGGCATTACATCGGAACTGAGCCCGTTTGGAAAGTTGATGTTGGTGATGGTGATGTTCATCGGCCGGGTCGGCATTATTTCATTTCTATGGCTGATCCGCGGCCGGGCGGTGAAAGACAGCTACCATTATCCGAAAGAGCGGGTCATTATCGGCTAG
- a CDS encoding glycoside hydrolase family 130 protein: protein MHLYRYEENPLITPQDVPPYHDGFEVIGAFNAGVAMFQGEVLLLLRVAERPVSHDPNIVKAPVWNAKTGEVDVYEFRQDDPRYDFSDPRVIKEAGTERFAYLTSLSYLRLARSRDGRRFTVDDRPFVYPSNELETFGVEDPRITCIDGTYYIYFSAVSPKGVGEAMVSTKDFRTVTHHGMIFAPENKDVLIFPEKINGKYYALHRPVPRSNGRPEVWIAESDNLRYWGNHRFLFGLREGKWDSARIGGGAVPIKTERGWLELYHGASDDHRYCMGAVLLDLHDPSKVIARSERPLVEPVTDYEVNGFFGRVVFSCGAIVDGDIVKMYYGAADTSMACVELKLSEILDSLVKE, encoded by the coding sequence ATGCACCTTTACCGCTATGAAGAAAACCCGCTCATTACGCCGCAAGATGTGCCGCCGTATCACGACGGGTTTGAAGTGATCGGGGCGTTTAACGCCGGGGTGGCGATGTTCCAAGGGGAGGTGTTGCTGCTGCTTCGGGTGGCGGAGCGGCCTGTGTCGCATGATCCGAATATTGTCAAGGCGCCGGTGTGGAATGCCAAGACCGGGGAAGTTGATGTGTATGAGTTTCGCCAAGACGACCCGCGCTATGATTTTTCCGATCCGCGCGTTATTAAAGAGGCGGGGACGGAGCGGTTCGCTTACTTGACGTCGCTTTCGTATTTGCGCCTCGCCCGCAGCCGAGACGGGCGGCGGTTTACAGTCGATGACCGTCCGTTTGTCTATCCGTCGAACGAGTTGGAGACGTTCGGGGTGGAAGATCCGCGCATTACATGCATTGACGGGACGTATTACATTTACTTCAGCGCCGTGTCGCCAAAAGGGGTCGGCGAGGCGATGGTGTCGACGAAAGACTTCCGGACGGTGACGCACCACGGCATGATTTTTGCGCCGGAAAATAAAGATGTGCTTATTTTTCCAGAGAAGATCAACGGGAAGTACTACGCCCTTCACCGCCCGGTGCCGAGAAGCAACGGCCGCCCCGAGGTGTGGATCGCCGAGTCGGACAATTTGCGTTACTGGGGGAACCACCGCTTTTTGTTCGGTTTGCGGGAAGGAAAGTGGGACAGCGCCCGCATCGGCGGCGGGGCGGTGCCGATCAAAACGGAGCGCGGCTGGCTTGAGCTGTATCACGGCGCATCGGACGACCACCGCTACTGCATGGGGGCGGTGCTGCTCGATTTGCATGATCCGTCAAAAGTCATCGCCCGCTCGGAGCGCCCGCTTGTCGAGCCAGTGACGGATTACGAGGTGAACGGCTTTTTTGGCCGCGTCGTGTTCTCGTGCGGCGCGATTGTCGATGGCGATATCGTAAAAATGTATTACGGCGCCGCTGACACCTCGATGGCGTGCGTGGAGCTGAAGCTCAGCGAGATTTTGGATTCGCTTGTCAAGGAATGA
- a CDS encoding DEAD/DEAH box helicase → MMEQALQTITLSCEWSEEGRCFWLSGPDRVSSWAPLVFAWHEETFYGALLDVATVHGREAVRLSPWQALTFFAWRPSNRFLSIKWGDEFTAQLETWAKQIIDDVRARRFRPDFSAWKQGQPSEWAEAERTRWRGLKDDPHPLVAAWRSLAIADWLSRDPELRGIWQEIVDAHPAILARGGQWAGAEDDWLEQIGWLGERPPFTVGLRLTEPPEDGGPWTLEAVFIAIDDSVIASARDIPRAWRPYESSIQRAIRRICAIVPWLDAGEGLRTELSNEEAWRFLSEDSLKLTEAGVRLLLPDWWHDIRQAQLSVKAKLSPSVTAESLFGLERLADFDWRVATNGVELTEEEFAALAEQKRRLIRLRGQWLILDPALVRRAQALMEKAKKEGVPIHDIVAQTLLSEAEEREEATDESIPIHIDVHDQFRAFIRQLQQLDGLPKANVPPSFRGTLRPYQQRGVDWLAFLRRFGFGACLADDMGLGKTVQLLAYLAHVKETERSDTPALLICPTSVIGNWQKECARFTPDLRIYVHHGPNRAKHDEFIKTAGEADLVITSYSLAHLDYDDLKQLDWHAICLDEAQNIKNAQTKQARAIRRLRGTHKIALSGTPVENRLNELWSIFHFLNPGYLGSAAEFERRFAGPIEKEGDARKKAALQALIRPFLLRRTKTDEAVALNLPDKLEQKEYCPLTAEQAALYEQLVNDTLERAKEASPFARRGLILQMINGIKQICDHPALYLKERHPRQLVERSHKLEKLVELIEQIRANDESCLIFTQYVRMGEMIQQLLSDLFDEPVLFLNGSVPKQARDRMVEEFQARKAPIFLLSLKAGGTGLNLTAANHVIHFDRWWNPAVENQATDRVYRIGQTKFVHVHKLITTGTIEEKIDDMLEQKRALADMITEGETWITELSDDELRDLLALSAAAKGGA, encoded by the coding sequence ATGATGGAACAAGCGTTGCAGACGATCACCCTTTCATGTGAGTGGAGCGAAGAAGGACGATGCTTCTGGCTCAGCGGCCCGGACCGTGTTTCGAGCTGGGCGCCGCTCGTGTTCGCCTGGCATGAAGAAACGTTTTACGGCGCCTTGCTTGACGTCGCGACCGTCCACGGACGCGAAGCGGTGCGGCTATCCCCGTGGCAGGCGCTCACGTTTTTCGCCTGGCGCCCGTCCAACCGTTTTCTTTCCATCAAGTGGGGAGATGAGTTCACCGCCCAGCTTGAAACATGGGCGAAGCAAATCATCGACGATGTGCGCGCGCGCCGCTTCCGCCCCGATTTCTCAGCGTGGAAACAAGGACAGCCGTCTGAATGGGCCGAAGCCGAACGGACGCGTTGGCGCGGGCTCAAAGACGATCCGCACCCGCTTGTTGCGGCATGGCGGTCGCTCGCAATCGCCGACTGGCTGTCGCGCGATCCGGAACTGCGCGGCATTTGGCAAGAAATCGTCGACGCCCATCCGGCCATCTTAGCCCGCGGCGGCCAATGGGCCGGAGCGGAAGACGACTGGCTCGAACAAATCGGTTGGCTCGGCGAACGTCCGCCGTTTACGGTCGGGCTGCGCCTCACGGAACCGCCCGAGGACGGCGGCCCATGGACGCTGGAAGCGGTGTTCATCGCCATCGACGACAGCGTCATCGCCTCTGCCCGTGATATTCCGCGCGCCTGGCGCCCATATGAATCATCGATCCAGCGCGCCATTCGCCGCATTTGCGCGATCGTGCCGTGGCTTGACGCCGGGGAGGGTCTGCGGACGGAACTGTCTAATGAAGAAGCGTGGCGTTTTTTGTCCGAAGACAGCTTAAAGCTCACCGAAGCGGGCGTGCGTCTCTTATTGCCTGATTGGTGGCACGACATCCGCCAGGCGCAGCTGTCGGTCAAAGCGAAGCTGTCCCCGTCTGTCACGGCCGAATCGCTGTTTGGCCTTGAACGGCTCGCTGATTTCGATTGGCGCGTCGCGACCAACGGCGTTGAGCTGACGGAAGAGGAATTTGCCGCTTTGGCGGAACAAAAACGGCGCCTCATCCGCCTGCGCGGCCAATGGCTCATCCTTGACCCCGCCCTTGTCCGCCGCGCGCAGGCGCTCATGGAAAAGGCGAAAAAAGAAGGCGTGCCGATCCACGATATCGTGGCGCAAACGCTGCTTTCAGAAGCAGAGGAGCGCGAAGAGGCAACGGACGAATCGATCCCGATCCACATTGACGTCCATGATCAGTTCCGCGCGTTCATCCGCCAGCTCCAGCAGCTGGATGGATTGCCGAAAGCGAATGTGCCGCCGTCGTTTCGCGGCACACTCCGCCCGTACCAGCAGCGCGGCGTCGACTGGCTCGCCTTTTTGCGCCGCTTTGGCTTTGGCGCCTGTCTGGCCGATGACATGGGGCTTGGCAAAACGGTGCAGCTGCTCGCTTATTTGGCGCACGTCAAAGAAACCGAGCGCTCGGACACGCCGGCGTTGCTCATTTGCCCGACCAGCGTGATCGGCAACTGGCAAAAAGAATGCGCCCGCTTCACCCCAGACTTGCGCATCTACGTGCACCATGGGCCAAACCGGGCGAAACACGACGAGTTCATCAAAACAGCGGGCGAAGCCGACTTGGTCATTACCTCTTACAGCTTGGCCCATTTGGACTACGACGATTTAAAACAGCTTGACTGGCATGCGATTTGTCTTGATGAAGCGCAAAACATCAAAAATGCGCAAACGAAACAGGCGCGCGCCATCCGCCGCCTGCGCGGAACGCATAAAATCGCCTTATCCGGCACGCCTGTCGAAAACCGGCTCAACGAACTTTGGAGCATCTTCCACTTTCTCAACCCCGGCTATCTCGGCAGCGCGGCCGAGTTCGAGCGCCGCTTCGCCGGCCCGATCGAAAAAGAAGGCGATGCCCGCAAAAAAGCGGCCTTGCAAGCGCTCATCCGCCCGTTCTTGTTGCGGCGGACGAAAACGGACGAAGCAGTCGCCCTCAACTTGCCGGATAAGCTCGAACAAAAAGAATATTGTCCGCTCACAGCCGAACAGGCGGCATTGTATGAGCAGCTTGTCAACGATACGCTCGAGCGCGCCAAAGAAGCGAGCCCGTTTGCGCGGCGCGGGTTGATTTTGCAAATGATCAACGGCATCAAGCAAATTTGCGACCATCCGGCGCTTTATTTAAAAGAACGCCATCCGCGCCAGCTCGTCGAGCGGTCGCATAAACTTGAAAAACTCGTCGAACTCATCGAGCAAATTCGCGCCAACGACGAGTCATGCCTCATTTTCACCCAGTATGTGCGGATGGGCGAGATGATCCAACAGCTGCTTTCCGACTTGTTTGACGAGCCGGTGCTGTTTTTAAACGGCAGCGTCCCGAAACAAGCACGCGATCGAATGGTCGAGGAGTTTCAAGCGCGAAAAGCGCCGATTTTCCTTTTATCGCTCAAGGCGGGCGGCACCGGTCTCAACTTGACGGCCGCCAACCACGTCATCCATTTCGACCGCTGGTGGAACCCGGCTGTGGAAAACCAGGCGACCGACCGCGTCTATCGCATCGGACAAACAAAATTCGTCCACGTCCATAAGTTGATCACCACCGGGACGATTGAAGAAAAAATTGACGACATGCTCGAACAAAAGCGGGCGCTCGCGGATATGATCACCGAAGGCGAAACGTGGATCACCGAACTGTCCGATGACGAACTGCGCGACCTGCTCGCCTTATCGGCCGCGGCGAAAGGAGGCGCTTGA
- a CDS encoding macro domain-containing protein: MIRAMVGDLTKVEGVEYICNAANGIGPMGGGVAAAIRRAGGRVIEEEAIRVCQAQDPKPGDLYVTGAGSLPFRGVIHLVTMKRPAGATSYEIVRMCLERLVAYCREHGIKKVALPALGTGVGGLDKEKVARLFLEVLGPVEDVEFVVVDVDQAFIDFVQQRQ; encoded by the coding sequence ATGATTCGGGCCATGGTAGGCGATTTGACGAAGGTCGAAGGAGTCGAGTACATTTGCAATGCCGCCAACGGCATCGGACCGATGGGCGGCGGCGTGGCAGCGGCGATTCGCCGAGCTGGGGGACGTGTGATTGAAGAGGAGGCGATCCGCGTCTGCCAGGCGCAAGATCCAAAGCCTGGTGACTTGTATGTGACGGGGGCAGGCTCGCTCCCGTTTCGCGGGGTGATTCACTTAGTGACGATGAAGCGGCCGGCCGGGGCGACATCGTATGAGATTGTCCGCATGTGTCTTGAACGGCTTGTGGCGTACTGCCGGGAACACGGAATCAAGAAGGTGGCGCTTCCAGCGTTAGGGACAGGCGTCGGGGGGCTTGACAAGGAAAAAGTGGCGCGGCTGTTCCTCGAGGTGCTTGGGCCGGTTGAGGATGTGGAGTTTGTGGTCGTGGATGTTGACCAAGCTTTCATCGATTTTGTCCAACAGCGCCAATAA
- a CDS encoding DMT family transporter, with amino-acid sequence MRKSFIYALLVGIMVAWGLNVTALKILVDHFAPVTLTALRIFTAGVVVLLFLWGSGQLRKVSWNEAKQIGVAALFSVVAHHFFLSVGLTRTTAANAGLILGLVPLVTSLLAMMFLRHRLTVFRLLGIASGFCGVVFVVANGDGGLGHLSVGDVYVFLAVLAQGISFIMIKKATVEARVMTGWMLVFGSVWLFVLSLVLEPGGVSSLKDGTPSLWMIFLASAVVATALGHMFYNQAVQHLGPAESAVFINLNPLFSLLGAYWFLDETITLGQLVGFLFIVAGVVLGSGGLDDMSARFRRAKVAAGGRKVGM; translated from the coding sequence ATGAGGAAATCGTTCATTTATGCGCTGCTTGTCGGGATTATGGTCGCCTGGGGATTGAATGTGACGGCGTTGAAAATTCTCGTTGATCATTTTGCGCCTGTGACGTTGACGGCGCTGCGCATTTTCACGGCTGGGGTGGTCGTGCTTTTGTTTTTATGGGGGAGCGGCCAGCTTCGGAAAGTCAGTTGGAATGAGGCGAAACAGATCGGGGTGGCGGCGCTGTTCAGCGTCGTCGCCCACCATTTTTTCCTTTCGGTTGGGCTGACGAGGACGACGGCGGCGAATGCGGGGTTGATTTTAGGGCTCGTGCCGCTGGTGACGTCGTTGTTGGCGATGATGTTTTTGCGTCATCGGTTGACGGTGTTTCGGTTGCTTGGCATTGCCTCGGGGTTTTGCGGCGTCGTGTTTGTCGTCGCAAACGGCGATGGCGGTCTCGGGCATTTGTCGGTCGGGGACGTATATGTGTTTTTGGCGGTGTTGGCGCAAGGGATCAGCTTTATTATGATCAAAAAGGCGACGGTCGAAGCGCGGGTGATGACAGGGTGGATGTTGGTGTTCGGGTCGGTGTGGCTGTTTGTTTTAAGCCTCGTGCTGGAACCAGGCGGCGTGTCGAGTTTGAAAGACGGCACACCGTCGCTTTGGATGATTTTTCTCGCTTCGGCGGTCGTGGCGACGGCGCTCGGCCATATGTTTTACAACCAGGCGGTGCAGCACCTCGGCCCCGCCGAGTCGGCGGTGTTCATCAACTTGAATCCGCTCTTTTCCTTGCTTGGCGCTTATTGGTTTCTCGATGAGACGATCACGCTCGGGCAACTGGTAGGCTTTTTGTTCATCGTGGCGGGCGTCGTGCTTGGCAGCGGGGGATTGGATGACATGAGCGCCCGCTTCCGCCGGGCGAAGGTGGCGGCTGGGGGGCGGAAGGTGGGAATGTAG
- a CDS encoding DUF488 domain-containing protein — protein MAVEREIPHFQIKRIYEPYAASDGTRILVDRLWPRGVLKAEARIDRWMKDIAPSPELRKWFGHQPERFAEFARMYEQELTTDATKQALVTELLSLSGTVTLLYAAKDERHNHAVVLLELLRKTAKEGFG, from the coding sequence ATGGCAGTTGAACGGGAGATTCCTCATTTCCAAATTAAGCGAATTTATGAGCCGTATGCCGCTTCTGATGGCACCCGCATTCTCGTCGACCGCCTTTGGCCGCGCGGGGTGTTGAAGGCGGAGGCGCGCATTGACCGCTGGATGAAGGATATCGCGCCAAGCCCTGAATTGCGGAAATGGTTTGGCCATCAGCCCGAGCGGTTTGCCGAGTTTGCACGAATGTATGAACAGGAGCTGACGACGGATGCCACGAAGCAAGCGCTCGTGACAGAGCTGCTTTCGCTTTCGGGAACGGTGACGCTGCTGTACGCGGCAAAAGACGAGCGGCATAACCATGCCGTCGTCCTGTTGGAGTTGTTGCGCAAAACCGCTAAGGAGGGGTTCGGATGA
- the galU gene encoding UTP--glucose-1-phosphate uridylyltransferase GalU, translating to MRKKVRKAIIPAAGLGTRFLPATKAMPKEMLPIVDKPTIQYIVEEAMASGIEDIIIVTGKGKRAIEDHFDYAFELEQLLKQKGKLDLLEKVKEPSKVDIHYIRQKEPKGLGHAVWCARSFIGDEPFAVLLGDDIVQAETPCLKQLIEQYEQTFSSVIGVKRVPEEETHRYGIIDPLEQQGRRYQVRRFVEKPAPGTAPSNLAIVGRYVLTPEIFLFLEKQEVGAGGEIQLTDAIGRLNEIQRVFAYEFEGKRYDVGEKLGFIETTIEFALQNEELRDELLSFLGRIVAKAERQKGE from the coding sequence ATGCGGAAAAAAGTGCGCAAAGCGATTATTCCGGCCGCAGGGCTTGGGACGCGGTTTTTGCCGGCGACGAAGGCGATGCCAAAAGAGATGCTTCCGATTGTTGATAAACCGACGATTCAATATATTGTCGAAGAGGCGATGGCCTCAGGCATTGAGGACATTATCATCGTCACCGGGAAAGGGAAGCGGGCGATTGAAGATCATTTCGACTATGCGTTTGAGCTCGAACAGCTGTTGAAACAAAAAGGGAAGCTTGATTTGCTTGAGAAAGTGAAAGAGCCGTCGAAAGTCGACATTCACTACATCCGGCAAAAAGAGCCGAAAGGATTGGGACATGCCGTTTGGTGCGCGCGCAGCTTCATCGGGGACGAGCCGTTTGCGGTGTTGTTGGGCGATGATATTGTGCAGGCGGAAACACCGTGTTTAAAGCAGCTCATTGAGCAATATGAACAAACGTTCAGCTCGGTGATCGGCGTCAAGCGCGTGCCGGAGGAGGAGACGCACCGTTACGGGATCATCGACCCGCTCGAGCAGCAGGGGCGGCGCTACCAAGTGCGGCGTTTTGTCGAAAAGCCAGCTCCAGGAACGGCGCCGTCGAACCTCGCGATCGTCGGGCGGTACGTGTTGACGCCGGAGATTTTCTTGTTTTTGGAGAAACAAGAAGTCGGGGCAGGCGGAGAAATTCAACTGACCGATGCGATCGGGCGGCTGAATGAAATTCAGCGCGTCTTTGCCTATGAATTTGAAGGAAAACGGTACGATGTCGGCGAAAAGCTCGGCTTTATCGAAACGACAATCGAATTCGCCTTGCAAAATGAGGAGCTGCGCGATGAGTTGCTTTCGTTTTTAGGGCGCATCGTGGCGAAAGCGGAGCGGCAAAAGGGCGAGTGA
- a CDS encoding MTP-1 family protein has product MLFSLPTLKTCQVLVDEFRSAPQPFEPEKLRFAGVGDRDVYNISAPFEDEGEFVIAGRVESRDSEQSEVYFFVERDGVWVPREGAPVFALQDPFVARIHGQLVFGGVETFPHPVFDGELSWRTVFYRGRNIRSLKKFAEGPDGMKDIRLVELKDGSIGVFTRPQGEKGGRGKIGFTRIFSLDELTPDVIEAAPLLDAQFTDEEWGGVNEAHLLSNGLVGALGHIACFDEHGNRHYYPMVFVLNPETMERSELELLALRSHFLDGPAKRPDLANVVFSGGLIRKGDGTAELYAGVSDAEAQKISLIDPFAKYEAQELDRMYASV; this is encoded by the coding sequence ATGTTATTCTCATTGCCAACATTAAAGACATGCCAAGTGTTAGTGGACGAATTTCGCTCGGCTCCGCAGCCGTTTGAGCCGGAAAAGCTCCGCTTTGCGGGTGTCGGGGACCGGGACGTTTACAATATTTCTGCACCGTTTGAAGATGAAGGTGAATTTGTCATCGCGGGCCGCGTCGAGTCGCGCGACAGCGAGCAGTCGGAAGTGTACTTTTTCGTCGAGCGCGATGGCGTCTGGGTGCCGCGCGAAGGGGCGCCGGTGTTTGCCTTGCAGGACCCGTTTGTGGCGCGCATTCACGGCCAGTTGGTGTTCGGCGGGGTGGAAACGTTTCCGCATCCGGTGTTTGACGGCGAGCTGAGCTGGCGGACCGTCTTTTACCGCGGCCGCAATATCCGCAGTTTGAAAAAGTTCGCCGAAGGGCCGGACGGGATGAAAGACATCCGCCTCGTTGAGCTGAAAGATGGCTCGATCGGCGTGTTCACCCGGCCGCAAGGGGAAAAAGGGGGCCGCGGCAAAATCGGGTTTACCCGCATTTTCTCGCTCGATGAGTTGACGCCGGACGTCATCGAAGCCGCTCCGCTTCTTGACGCCCAATTTACGGATGAGGAATGGGGCGGCGTGAATGAGGCCCATTTGCTTTCCAACGGGTTGGTCGGCGCGCTCGGCCATATCGCCTGCTTTGACGAGCACGGCAATCGCCACTACTATCCGATGGTGTTCGTGTTGAACCCGGAGACGATGGAGCGTTCGGAGTTGGAATTGCTTGCGCTTCGCTCCCACTTTTTGGACGGCCCGGCGAAACGCCCGGACTTGGCGAATGTCGTCTTCAGCGGTGGGCTCATCCGCAAAGGCGACGGCACGGCTGAGCTGTACGCCGGCGTGAGCGATGCAGAAGCGCAAAAAATTTCGCTCATCGATCCGTTTGCGAAATACGAGGCTCAAGAACTTGATCGGATGTATGCTTCCGTTTAG